One Heyndrickxia oleronia genomic window, TTATCATTTTATTTTCTGTAATGAATCGATTACTCTATCACCTTCACATTACCGCTCTATTAGCCAGTGTTATTGAACATTTTTTCGCGATTTTACATTTTCCGAAACTGCTTAGTATTCCTTTTATATCAGGTCTTTTTGAAATTACAATAGGCAGTGACCTTATTAGTCGAGTTAAAGAATCAACGCTTTTCCAACAAGCGATATTAACTAGTTTTATACTTGGATTTGGCGGTTTTAGTATCCAAGCACAGGTAGCAAGTATTCTTGCACAGACAGATATTCGTTTTAAACCATTCTTTATTGCTCGAATATTTCATGGTATCTTCGCAGCTGTTATTACTATATTTATTTGGGAACCAGTTTATATTAAGCTACGTGAAACCTTTAATCCGTCAGTTACTCTTCCTGTCTTTGGACAAGATCAACAGGGTATACTAGAATATTTATATCATTTGAGCGTCCAGTTAGGTCCACTTATTACAATTACATCACTAATCATTTATATTTTGATTTATCAGAGATCCTTATTTTCCAATCAAAAAAAATAGACGCAAGTCTTGCGTCTATTTTTCCTTATATTTACTATATTTTTCATTTAATGCTCTTTCGACTTCAGGTGGAACAAGTTCAGATATGGAGCCTTTATACTTTGCAGCCTCCTTTACAATGCTCGAGCTTAGAAAGGAATACTGATTATTCGTCATAATAAAAAACGTCTCAATTTCCTCATTTAGAACCCTATTCATTGATGTAATTTGCATTTCGTATTCGAAATCAGAAACAGCTCTAAGCCCCCGAATAATCGCATTGGCTTGAACACTTTTTGCATAATCAACCAGTAAGCCTTGAAATGAATCAACAGAAACATTTGGAATAGCCTTGGTTACCTCTTCAATTAAATGAACTCTTTCTTCCACTGTAAATAAAGGATTTTTAGCTGAATTATTTAAGATGACGACATATACCTTATCAAATACTTTAGCAGCCCTTTTTATAATATCTAAATGTCCGTATGTAACAGGATCAAAACTACCTGGACAAACTGCGATACTCCCCATGTTCAATTCCCCCTTAGTCACCTTTGCCAATCGTACTATAAATAGAAATACTTATAATTCCATATTGCGCCTTTTTCACCTGTTCAAGTTCTCCCACATTGTCTGGCAATTGAATGTCTGAACTATGTTCACAAACAACGTAACCGCTTCCAACTAGTAATTTCTCCCTATCAATAATTTCTAGTAAAGAAATTAATTTCTGCTTTTTATATGGTGGATCTAAGAAAATAATATCAAATTGTATATTTCTTTTTATTATCGCATTTAGTGCTCTTTCTGAATCATTTCGATATATTTCACTTTGCTCTTCAAAACCACATGAGTGAATATTCGATTTGATCGTTTGATATGCCTGGTGATCTCGGTCAACAAAAATAACCTTTTCTAACCCCCGGCTTAATCCTTCAATACCAAGACCACCACTTCCAGCAAATAAATCTAATCCAATGCCTTTTTCAAAATAAGGTCCTACCATATTAAAAATAGCTTCTTTAACCTTATCAGTAGTTGGTCTTGTTTGATTTCCTGAAACAGATTTCAACTGCTTGCCTTTTTGGCTGCCAGAAATTACTCTCATTCAATTCACCACATTGCTCCTAAATTTTCATTTCTTATCCTACCACAATGTTGAAACATGGAAAAGCGAAATGTGAAATCGTTTTTCTGCTAATACCTTTTCTCAAACTTTCTTGCTAATTAAGAAAAGTTTGAACTCATAACTATCAGTTGCGACCGCTGTACCTTCATTTCACACAAATAAGTTGAAACTTCATAAGAACCTCTGAATCCTTTAGTGGATGAAGAGACTTTTTTTAAAAAAAAGTAACAAACTATACAAATACTGTCTTCTTCTAAGTAGTATACTTAATCCTTACAATTTTATTTTTTTGTTTTTGGCTACCTTAAAACATTATGTATAATTTTGCCGATGATGGTGATACTTTAATTAGCAACATCATTTTGCGATGTTGTTGCCAACCGCGGAGAAGACTTACGTTTCCCCATAAGTTCTTCCTCCGGTTTCTCCTCTCCCTTTGCCTTCTGTCCTTTACATAGGATATAGAAGGACCCTGCAGCGATCTGCAGGGTTTTTTATTATTTGACTCTTTATTAAATATTGTTCCCAGGGAAGTTTAAACAAATAAATATCGGTTGAAGACACCAACCTCCTTCTTTTAGCACCAGAAAGGAGTGATAAACTTCATATATGCTTTAATCAAATATTTGTATTTCTTTATTTGTTTCACTAATTTTTGTATTAAAAATTTGCTTAACCCAATTAATATCAATAAAATATTCTTGATTCAATTTAAAAAAAGGATTAGAGAGTAAACCATACTTATCCCCATTAAAAGTAAATGTTTTTCCTTGCAAATAAAAATGAAATTGATTTTCTCCACTCGTAAGTATAATAGTTTGTTCCTGTTCATTATTTTTTATCTCATAACCTAAAGCCTTAGCTAATTTTAAAAAGGAAAGGTATTTCTTATCTTGATAAGAATACAGATGCAACCCGCTTATCTCTTTTCCATTTACACTGATTGATCTTGGGTCAAACGTAATAAAAGGCTTCATTGGAAATTCATAGATATGATTATCTAAAAAAAATGTTGTGCCGTATCCTGTTGTT contains:
- the coaD gene encoding pantetheine-phosphate adenylyltransferase; protein product: MGSIAVCPGSFDPVTYGHLDIIKRAAKVFDKVYVVILNNSAKNPLFTVEERVHLIEEVTKAIPNVSVDSFQGLLVDYAKSVQANAIIRGLRAVSDFEYEMQITSMNRVLNEEIETFFIMTNNQYSFLSSSIVKEAAKYKGSISELVPPEVERALNEKYSKYKEK
- the rsmD gene encoding 16S rRNA (guanine(966)-N(2))-methyltransferase RsmD, with the translated sequence MRVISGSQKGKQLKSVSGNQTRPTTDKVKEAIFNMVGPYFEKGIGLDLFAGSGGLGIEGLSRGLEKVIFVDRDHQAYQTIKSNIHSCGFEEQSEIYRNDSERALNAIIKRNIQFDIIFLDPPYKKQKLISLLEIIDREKLLVGSGYVVCEHSSDIQLPDNVGELEQVKKAQYGIISISIYSTIGKGD